tggtactccctgtatatagcctcacattgatctggtactccctgtatatagcctcacattgatctggtactggtactccctgtatatagcctcacattgatctggtactggtactccctgtatatagcctcacattgatctggtactggtactccctgtatgtagcctcacattgatctggtactggtactccctgtatatagcctcacatggatctggtactggtactccctgtatatagcctcacattgatctggtactggtactccctgtatatagcctcacattgatctggtactggtactccctgtatatagcctcacatggatctggtactggtactccctgtatatagcctcacattgatctggtactggtactccctgtatatagcctcacattgatctggtactggtactccctgtatatagcctcacattgatctggtactggttctccctgtatatagcctcacattgatctggtactccctgtatatagcctcacattgatctggtactggttctccctgtatatagcctcacattgatctggtactggtactccctgtatatagcctcacattgatctggtactggttctccctgtatatagcctcacattgatctggtactggttctccctgtatatagcctcacattgatctggtactggtactccctgtatatagcctcacattgatctggtactggttctccctgtatatagcctcacattgatctggtactggttctccctgtatatagcctcacattgatctggtacttgtactccctttatatagcctcacattgctctggtactggttctccctgtatattgctccattcttgtgtattggATTTTtttcctcttgtgttactattttaaaCTCTGCAATTTGAGTCCACtgcttttgaccaatcagatcatctCTTTTGCTGATAATTAGGCAAaacatcagaattgggctgcctgtgtaaatgcagccagtGTGAGGAATATGTGAACCCTGGGCTCATTTATTCATATTCTGTctctaaggctgtgtttacacaggcagtccaattctgatcttttgcccaattattgtcaaaagatctgatctgattgtgcaaaagagcaataattgggcaaaagatcagaattagcCTGACTGTCTAAACGCAGTATGTCATTGTTTCTCATTCCAGATATCTCCTTTCTCTTTCTGGTTATCTCTCCCTTAGTCCATAACTCTTGTGCTCTCTTAAAGGGGAACACACACATTTAACAAGAGCATCACAGGATATAGAAGTGAAAGTTATCACATTTCAATGATGTTATCTCTTCTCTCTTCTAGGGAATCAGAAGAGATGTAATACCAGTCAGCTGTGTTCTCCTGGCTGGGAGTTCCACAATGGATCATGTTACTACTTCTCTAAAGACAAACTGACCTGGAAACAGAGTCAGTACGCCTGCATCCACGATGGAGGACACCTGGTCATCATAgagagtcagcaggagcaggtaagATTGGAGgtgtagtacactatatatactaacgtacatggacaccccttcaagtcAGTCaatttgtctatttcagccacacccgttgctgacaggtgaataAAATTGATTACACAGCCATGCaacctccatagacaaacattggcagttgaatggccttactgaagagctcagtgatttttaacgtggcaccgtcataggatgccacctttccaacaagtcagttccaTTTTTGCCCTGCTAAGGCTTCCCTGGTCAACTGTgactgctgttattgtgaagtggaaacgtctaggagcaacagcggctcagccgcgaagtggtaggtcacacaagctcacagaacgggaccgcagagtgctgaagcgcgtagcagtCCGGACAAATCTgcgtttggtggatgccaggagagcactacctgccccaatgcacagtgccaactgtaaaatcTGGGGCAGTTCTTCATGGTTCAGGcccattagttccagtgaagggaaatcttaaagctacagaatacaatgacattctaaacaattttgtgcttccaactttgtggctacAGTTTGGGGCccgttcctgtttcagcatgtcaaTGCCCACATGCACAAAGTGAtgtccgtacagaaatggtttgtcgagatcggtgtggaagaacttgacggGCTTgctcagagccctgacctcaaccccatcgaacacctttgggatgaataggaatgtcgactgcgagccaggcctaatcgcccaacatcagtgcctgacctcaatAAGGCTCTTGTGGCTTAATGGAATTAAGttgtccccacagcaatgttccaacatctggtggaaagccttccaagaaGAGTGGAAGCTTTTATAGAAGCAAAGGTGGGACCAAGTCCATATCaatgcccgtgattttggaatgagatgtttgacgaacaGTTTTCCACTTACAATTTAGTGTAATTTATTGTTACATGACTCTCAGATATAAGTGCAGACTTCACGTTAGGTTAAATCCTTCTTTCAGTATCTCTGTGTTTTGCATGTCGGTCTCAATTGGTTGACTTGAGTGGAAAGCAGACAGGGCTCTCACTCTTCAAGTTAAAAATATACTTTATTTAGAATAGTATAAAAAATGAATGTTCAGCCATCAAGGCTTTCATCAGGATGAGAAGCGTTGTGTTGTTTTCTCCATAGGAGTTTATAAAACAGAGAGTTGTAACACTGGGAATTAATCCTTATGATCACTGCCCCTGGAATGGACTGACAGATGAGAAGCGTTGTGTTGTTTTCTCCATAGGAGTTTATAAAACAGAGAGTTGTAACACTGGGAATGGATCCTTATGAACACAGCCCCTGGATTGGACTGACAGATGAGAAGCGTTGTGTTGTTTTCTCCATAGGAGTTTATAAAACAGAGAGTTGTAACACTGGGAATTGATCCTTATGAACACAGCCCCTGGATTGGACTGACAGATGAGAAGCGTTGTGTTGTTTTCTCCATAGGAGTTTATAAAACAGAGAGTTGTAACACTGGGAATTGATCCTTATGAACACAGCCCCTGGATTGGACTGACAGATGAGAAGCGTTGTGTTGTTTTCTCCATAGGAGTTTATAAAACAGAGAGTTGTAACACTGGGAATGGATCCTTATGAACACTGCCCCTGGATTGGACTGACAGATGAGAAGCAAGAGGAAGTGTGGGTCTGGATGGACAATACAACTCTTAATGAGAACCTCAAGTAAGGATGTTATTAAGGCATAGAttcacacatccacacacacacacacacacacacacacacacacacacacacacacacacacacacacacacacacacacacacacacacacacactgctaatcAACATTTTGCTGGAGAACAATAATAATAACTATGACGTTAAAACCTTGTTGATATATAAATAGATTTGTATAATGATAGATGGATAGAAGGTATGAACAGAAGGTAGAAGCTAGTAAATAAGACTGACATATGTCCTCCATGCGTTGTGATTTGGTCTCTGCACTGACGTGATTGTTGACGATACACTGGATGAATCCATTACCACTGGAGACGGTCATCAACTATTACAGTACTATTGACCTTCCATCTAAGTCCTTTAAATTCCTCAGGTGGTTCTGCAACAGTCAAACACACTGAACCTCCCTTCAACCCATACTGGTCCTTTGGAGGGTCTTCAGCCCAGGTATctaaagagaggaagaggttgCATCTGTTTTTTCAGTGAGGGAAAAAACACCAAAAACAAACCAGGCTAAAGCGTGTTCATTTACAATTTACTTTAACAATTCTTATTTTACCTTTTTCTTCTGTCCTCAATgcatggctgcaatcccggtaacgggatcgatatgacaacagccagtgaaagtgcagggcgccaaattcaaaaaacagaaatctcataattaaaattcctcagacatacatgtgtcttataccactttaaaggtaatcttgttgttaatcccaccaaagtgtccgatttaaaatatgcttttcagcgaaagcactacaaacaattatgttaggtcacaccaaaccacaataagcacagccatttttccagccaaagataggagtcacaaaaagcacaaatagagataaaatgtatcactaacctttgatgatcttcatcagatgacactcataggacttcatgttacacaatacatgtatgttttgtttgataaagttcatatttatatgaaaaaatcggagtttacattggcgcgttacattcactagttccaaaaacatccagtgattttgcatggccacattgtttcaacagaaatactcatcataaatgtagatgataatacaagttatacatatggaattatagatatacctctccttaatgcaaccgctgtgtcagatttcaaaaaaactttacggaaaaagcaaaccatgcaataatctgagacagcgctcagaacaatagtcaaattagcccccatgttggagtcaacagaaaccagaaaatacatgataaatgtttccttacctttgaagatcttcatcagaatgcactcccaggaatcccaggtccacaataaatgcttgatttgttcgataatgtccgttatttatgtccaattagctactttggttagcgtgtttggtaaacaattccaaagtcacgaagcgcgttcactaaaacctgacgaaatgtgcaaaagttccgtaacagtcagtagaaacatgtcaaacgatgtattgaatcaatctttagaatgttgttaacataaatcttaaataacgttccaaccggagaattacattgacttcagatgagcgatggaacggagctccctctcatgtgaaagcgcatggtcaaagaatggtcacctcatggcagtggtgactaattctcctctcattcgccccctcttcacagtagagtcatcagacaaagttctacagactgttgacatctagtggaagccgtaggaagtgaatactcattcatatctcgctgtgatttcaatggtatcttggttgaaactcgaccagcctcagaatttccacttcctgtttggattttgtctcaggtttttgcctgccatatgagttatgttatactcacagacataattcaaacagttttagaaacttcagattgttttctatccaatactaataatatgcatatattagcaactatgactgaggagcaggccgtttgctctgggcacctctgtgcacctttcatccaagctactcaatactgcccctgcagccataagaagttaatcagtTTGGAAAATGCAGGTGCACCATTTAGTAAATCTGTCCATATGTAGTAAATCTGTCCATTTTCTATAATATCAGCcagcattttttaaatattttttttgtcctTAAGATCCCGTTCAATCTCTTAAAATGAACGTATATATGTTACCTGTGAGGATGAGTAGAAACCATAAAATGTTCATTTTAGACGTGTGAAAGATACCGTCTGGCATCGTTCCCTGATCTCTGTAAAGATGAGTGACACAAAAACAATTAAGAGACTTTAGTATTACTCATCTCTCACCTTCCTCAAttgtgtttttcttttgagtCAGCCCATATACAgcgctttcggaaagtattcagacccctttactttttccacattttgttgtgttacagccttattctaaaacggattcaATCGTTTCCCCCCCCtgatcaatctatacacaataccccataatgacaaagcaaaaaaaggtttttagatttaaaaaaaagatataacatttacataagcatttagaccctttactcatttagaccctttactgaagcatgatgctgccaccaccatgcttcaccatatggatagtaccaggtttcctccagacgtgacgcttggcaatcaGCGCAAAGTGttctatcttggtttcatcagaccagagaatgttgtttctaatggtctgagagtcctttaggtgcctttaggcaaactccaagcgggctgtcatgtgccttttactgaggagtttcttctgtctggccactctaccatatagtcctgattggtggagtgctgcagagatggttgtccttctggaagtttctcccatctccataaagaaactctggagctctgtcagagtgactatcgggttcttgttcacctccctgaccaagacccatccccccgattgctcagtatggccagtcagccagctcaaggaagagtcttggtggttccaaacttctccctCTTAAGAATGAATGAgtccactgtgtttttggggacctttaatgctgcagaaattggtttgtacccttccccagctctgtgcctcgacacaatcctttctcggaaCTCTATGGACAATTACTTTGACCTCATGCTTGGTTTTTACTGTGACATGTGCTGTCAGCTATGGGACCTTAAAttgacaggtgtgtacctttccaaatcatgtccaatcaattgatttcccacaggtggactccaatcaagttgtagaaacatctcaaggatgatcaatggaaacaggatgcacctgagctcaatttcaagtctcatagcaaatgatCTGAATACTTAGAGACAATGTCAAAACctaaactatactgaaactaatTTCACAAACAAGAGTAAGCCTATAGACACGACTAAATTGACATAAATATGATGAGTGACAATATTAGGCGTGTCAGTTGTCAACTAATACATAAAACAATGAGTGTATCTTGTCATTGACATATGCAGGGAAAGCAGCATCACTTTATCAAATCCTCCTTCAGAGTCACATGCAGGTAAAATGCAGGtaaaatacacacacattatttcTACGTAGCTGCTGTTCACACTCAATCTCCCTTCGCGTTTCTCTCTTTACTCACCGTCCTCTGAACCATGAGGATGTAGCTTAAGTCTCTGCCTCATTTGAACGAACATTCAAGGCCTTTATGAAGGTTACAACCTTCTCTGTTTAATGGCAATTGCAGTTGCACAAGCAGGATGCAGTCCCTACACATTGCATTGGAGCAAAAACTATCTGCGTTTTGTGTGATGATGTAGGCTAACGGCAGTGGAGAGCTGAGCAGCAGCAATGTAGGCAGCAtctaaataaatgtaaaaaacgaTTATCGGGTTTACAGAAAATCCAGAACTGCAGCCACTCCGATATGTGAGCTTTTGTCCACAGGACAAATGCTTTTAGTCAGAATTAACTGCCATATCTGTAGTTCCTCCACATAACCAGCTGGATGTGACAGATACCTTTTATAGTTATATTTGTAAATATGAATTCTCATCGTATAAAATAATTAGACATACAGTacgtataaaaaaataaacattattaCATAGTCGGTAGGTTGTTGCTTGCTTGATTTATTTATTAATTGAATGATTGGTTTAtgtatttattgattgattgctcgatttgattgattgaatggaTGGGCTTCCCATTTTCAAACAGCTGATTTGTATATAAACACTTTTTTAAAGCATGTATAGCACTACTGTATTAATCTGCATGTTTTCATTTTCGTTTACAGACAATAAGACTGTTTTACATACTTTCTATCgctaaaggggaaatctgcagtcTAACTAATAACAACTCGGGTACCCTGCCACCAATTGTTTTACAAATACAGtttttacaaacaatggagttaAACAAGCATATGTTGTATTCTGCATGGATCAATAGTTATATACAATTAATTCAAAAGTACGTAGGAATTGCAGATTGCCACTTTAAATATGGATGAAATTAGACAACAAATGTAAAAAGCCATTATCACGATTCTCTCTCCTTCATAATTTCCCCTGTGTTTGCATTCTGTACCTGGGTCTATGGGTTAAATCTTAATCAATGTAACATCAGTGGGTCTCTGAGAAGGATGGAGGGGTAATCTCCTATTGTGCAGTACACCGTGTCTGGTTTCTTTAGATTATTTCCTTTGCCCACTGGGTGGCGCTGTGCTGCAGCTGGTATCTGTAGGGTGCTGTAGAATGTGTCTGCCTGTGGGGAGGACTGTGGTTCTTTCCTCTCTTCTGGTGAAGTGTACTCCTTGTCCCCTGGATGCCCCTCTTCTCCTTCTGCTGATGCTGGTACTGCTCCTGGTCTCCCTGCAGTAACGTAGATAGATGTCACCTCAGATCCAGGGGTGTTATGTAGTTCTGGTCTTCCTGGTATAGTGCTCACTGGGTTGTCAACTTCTGGAACAACGGCCTGTTAGGAGATGAGTAATCATAACATGCAAATTATCATTGTTTCAAATTCTCTAGACTCTAAGACATTGGACGGTGGGGGAATTGCTTTAACATGGTCATACCATgcatcatttagctatttgatattacatttgtaaatgttttgataaaatattgaatttggcacaaatcccatagaaatgcattgaataacacattcataaatgtgacagttaaaaattaaaaataaggAGTAAGGTTTTGAagagtctgtcctatatctaggagatacaAGAAATCTCAGGAAATATTGTTGCTTTTCCCCCCCCACATATTTAACtatacctccatacttccattcatttttttttaaccagtaccggttaccttcaaaCAGGTCATAGAGCAAAatcccctttccacagtggggtcacattagtttgtagcccaaaccgttcagacgctacagaagTTTCCTGAGACAACCGATTTCAggaatgtctcatggtctgacaaacactgctgtagcatgggctgcatctcaatctaCTGCATCCACCTATTGCGGCCCATGCCAAAAAAAACGGATATCTCTAGCTTAACCTGACAGATTTGTACCTGGATGttattattttaaatatatttacgCACTGGTCCGTCAATAGACTCCACGTTCTTAAAACATAGATTAATGAGAGGGTACCTTCAGTAGCAATATTTCTTTAGGGGATCGCCTTCTTCTGGTTGATATGATGCATCCTACACCAACTAAGAATAATCCACCAGTAACAATGCCCACAATGATGCCAACTAGTGATGCTGCAGCGATCCCCTTCTTCTCACCAATACCTgagatgtcacacacacacacacataacacacacatacacacaaaaacagCATTATCAACATTTTTGCTGGAGAAGAATATAACTGCAATGATATTACAACTTTGttgattttttaaataatgaTAGACAAATGCACAGAAAGTGGAAGTGAGTTAATTAAACCTACATATGTCCTTCATGCGTTGTGATTTGGTCTCTGTGCTGACATGATTGTTGACGATACACTGGATGAATCCATTACCACTTGAGACGGTGATGTTGACCTCAGAGACTGACAGAGAATCCTGGTACAGTGGGCACTGACCTCCATCACAGACAGAAAACTTCCAGCCTGAACAATTCACTGTGATGTTACAAAGTCCTGTACTTGAGTTGTAGTATGTCACCTGCATGGCTGGAATGGGAACAGCTTCTACAACACATTTTACATGTATGACTGGTGAAGACACTTTAATTGAGATGAGCTTTTCCAAGCAAAACagaaacacatagcagactaccAAAACACAACAAAATCACTAAACTCACCCAACATCTTAAGTTTGTATGAAGACGTTGAATCTGTCCAATCTATTTTCTTTGCATTTGCAATGTAAATTCCACTGTCTGTGTCCGTCAGATTCTTAATGCACAGAGTTTGGTTCACTGGGTTATAATCTACCTTCTCCTTGTATTTAGGAGAGATGTCTTTATCATCCACTATTACATCCTTTTGGAACTTCCATATAATTCCTTTTAGTTGATCAGGGGGTTCTGCAACAGCCAGACATACCGAACCTCCCTTCAACCCATACTGGTCTATTGGAGGATCATCAGCCCAGGTCCctaaagagagaagaagaggttcACCGGGCGCAGAGTTTGCACCTGTTTATTCAGATAGGGACAATCTTAATAAGTGTTAATctagaaatacatgtttttaCTGACTTACAGTTAATTTAAGGAaaacagtcaattgaaatacattttattacagacagaaatagtcctcagcaccggatgtggaggtcttgggcagcggttgtgaggccgtttggTCTTACTGCCAAATgatctaaaacaatgttggaggtggtttatggtagagaaatgaacattacattttctggcaacaactctggtgaacattcctgcagtcagcatgccaattgcaccctccctcaaaacttaagtcatctgtggcattgtgttgtgtgacaaaactgcacattttagagtggccttttattgtcctcagcataAGATgcgcctgtgtaatgatcatgctgtttaatcagcttcttgatttgccacaTCTGTCAAGTGGATAGATTATctaggcaaaggagaaatgctcactaacagggatgtaaacaaatttgtgtacagAATTTCTGGAATCATTTATTTCAGGACCAAaactttatatgttgcgtttttatttttgttcagtataaaagcTTTCCACAACGCAATTCTCACATTACTTTTAATATGATTGTCTTCTCATTTGTATTTTTGATGATGATGTGTTGAGCTATGATGAGGATGATGTGTTGTATGATGCGGCTAATCAGCTTGATACATTCAATTCTGAGGTAGAGCCTATACTTATTGAAGATAGCATCAGTGAGGACATGCATCACGATATAGATCTTCAAGATAGGTTTCTCACAGCCTTTTACAGGGCTCTAAAAGCCAGAGAAGTCCAGCTACACACACGTATGGTTGCTTTACTAAGACGGCAGTACAGCCAAGATCTATCCTTCTGGAAGAAAACCATGCCACGCTTGATAAGCACCAATCTGATAAAAAAACACCCAAACAAACGATAAAATATGTATGTAACATGGATACTTCTAGAATACCACCAGAACTGATCTCTTTAATTAACCAAATGAATGAGATCACCCCTCCTTCAACACCACACCCCACACAACAACACTCACCTCCTATTTTAAATCATGCAAATGATGACACATTATCACAGGCACCCCCAGAACTGATCGCCTTAATT
The sequence above is drawn from the Salvelinus namaycush isolate Seneca chromosome 36, SaNama_1.0, whole genome shotgun sequence genome and encodes:
- the LOC120030678 gene encoding uncharacterized protein LOC120030678 produces the protein MQVTYYNSSTGLCNITVNCSGWKFSVCDGGQCPLYQDSLSVSEVNITVSSGNGFIQCIVNNHVSTETKSQRMKDICIGEKKGIAAASLVGIIVGIVTGGLFLVGVGCIISTRRRRSPKEILLLKAVVPEVDNPVSTIPGRPELHNTPGSEVTSIYVTAGRPGAVPASAEGEEGHPGDKEYTSPEERKEPQSSPQADTFYSTLQIPAAAQRHPVGKGNNLKKPDTVYCTIGDYPSILLRDPLMLH